Genomic window (Syngnathus scovelli strain Florida chromosome 14, RoL_Ssco_1.2, whole genome shotgun sequence):
GACGCATCGCGAAACCACACTACAAGCTAAGCTAGCTTCGCTACCGTTACCAGTGTCGTacatcttttcttttcttttctttttagacACAACCCCGAGACGAAGAAAGACCATCCTAGCCCGTGTAGAGACCTGGTTGCCATTTACATATGTATCTGGGATGTATGAATGGATATTTGACGGAATCTCGTCGTTGTTTGAGCCCACTACGGGTCAAAACCACCAAGCTAATAACGGGGAGCTGCTGACAAGCACGCTAGCACGGCGCCGAGAAACCCACGGTAGACCGATCAAGAGGAGCTACCAGAGGTTAGTAAACGAACAGTAAACGCGAAATTTAATCGATTTTGCTGCAGTGTTATTTAACTGGACTAACATTCTGGCTGTCGTCACATTACGTTATCCGAACAAGCTAGTGAGATCAAGCACAACTTAATATATGCGAGTGTATGATGATCAGTGCATCTTATTTAGAAGcttttcttctccttccagtGTTGATGCAGCAGACAGTGTTGGCCAGAACGAGCCGGTTTCAGCAAAAAGGTGTAGACGAGGTCTgggcataaaaaaataaataaataaatcttgcaCTGACTTAAAAATGAGCTAATTAATGATTTAtcactttattatttttttctcaaacaGATGTGGTGATAAGTTTCGTCAAGAACACTGTGGCCGGGGTTGCTAGCCTGCTTCGGTTGCGGAAACCATGCCCCGATAAACATGTACAGTATCCGGACACTTATTTAAAGGTCATAATACCCAGCTAGTTGTCAATATATCTTTTTGATTAACATAACACTTGGGATTTCTTTTTCAATACATTTCTTtcaaaagtgtcatttcttGTTTTCCAGTCTGTCGCTCTGGGAATCGATGAGCTGGGCACTCCATGGGTGACGGGCCCTGACTGGAGAATGGGTGTGTGAAGATAATGAATCAACAAAAATGTCGTATACTCTCTCTCCATATTGTCTGTTTTAAATTGGTTTCTTCACCGTAGATAAACCGGGGATTGGAATGAATGATAGGGCTGGAGCCAGGCCCTTCCAGAGCTCCTTGCCACCATTAAGGAGGAAATTCAGGCAAGTCAATTTTGGGAGGGGGACAAACAGAACAGAAATTTTATTTACTCAGGCCTTAAACTTCTCTCGCTCATCTGTTCAGTGGAACCAATGTGTCTTCTGAGATGAGGGGCTCCCTTCagctgctgccttcacggccctCTGTGAGTGTGGGAATGCCCAACGCCAACCAGACTAGTTGCAATGGCTTTGGACACAATTGCTGCTACAAATCCAGTCTTACCGTGGAAGAGGTTCATCACGCCTGCCGACATGCTTGTTCATCCTGATCGTTTCATTCTGAATCGATCTCATCTTAGAAGACGTTTCACTAAATGTTTTTGGTTCTTGTTTGGTTTCTCTGTAGACCATCAAGCAGAATGACAAAGAGCACTACAGACGCCTGCTGGAGATGGTGACAGAAAAATACAGCAAAAGCCAGCCGCTACCTTTCaatcaaacaaaaccaaaagcgTGAGTACAAAACCAAAAGTCTGGTACACAACGACTAAAATGTGTCGGTCAGACAACTAATTATCTTCTGATTGTTTTTGCAGCGTGTTGCTCTCCCACGGTGAACACGCAGTGACAAGAAAGCCTTTCGAGTCGGCTTCCAAAAAGATGTCATATTcccgtaaatatttttttatgctaATTGTTCATACAAATGTTAAGCAATGAAGTAcgctaatgatttttttttgggaacaGCTTGCCCCGGCGCGCTCACTCGGAGAAATGCTCCTGTAAATAAGAGCAGGTTGGTGCCATTATTTCTTAGAGGTTGAACACAGATAGATGAGCtgaaattttttaaaataatttttgagGTCTGTTGTGGGCTTTTATTTATGGAATTTCCTGTCTAGTCTTAAGTGTGGGCGTTAactccatttattttttttgccagatGGGGTGCCCTGCCTCTCAGCAACTCGGATGACAGACAGCATATGAAATGTTCAAAGGTTAATTTATCGTAGGACGTATGAGATGCTAACCTTTTTGCTAGCATTTTATCCAAGCTGCATGTAAAAAGATGATTCTGCTAAGTGGAAGTCCACACGTTGTTGCTTGTAAACATTGCTATTCTCCCGTCTTTTTTTAGAAACCGTTTTCCGATTGGGACCTCTCCACCGAAGTTGCCACTCGCCTCAACCTTGTGGACCGAGTGGCGCCCGCCGCCAGCCCGGCGGACTCGCACACACTCTCCACGCATATCCGACACACCGACGACGATATACCTCGACTCACCAAGGTCTTTTACAGACGTTCACGCCATTATCAGATCAGATTTATCATCCTGTTTGCTGTCTTTGCGCATTTGCAGGAGATGGCGGCCGAGGTGTGCGGCGCTCTGGCCCAGAGCGACCCCAATTTGGTTTTGAGTGCGGCTTTCAAGCTGCGCATCACGCAGAGAGACCTCGCCACTCTTCAGGAAGGCGGCTGGCTCAACGACGAGGTATTCCTTCAGAATTGTTTCGGTCATTTTTGCCAACGATAACATTCTTGTCCCCGTGTGCAGGTGATCAACTTCTACCTTTCCTTGGTCATGGAGGAGAGTTCCGACTCGGACGCGGGGCCACGGGTGTACTCGTTCAGCACCTTCTTCTACCCCAAGCTCCGCGGCAGTCCGGGCGGGCTGGCCGGTGGTCACGCCGCCGTGAAGCGCTGGACCAAAGCCGTGGACATCTTCCTCTATGACCTGCTGCTGGTCCCGCTACATATGGGCGTCCACTGGGCCTTAGCTGTGAGTCGACAACATCACACAGGAACtgtgtgaaaaatgaaaaagaaaaaaaaaaaacatttgatttgcTTGTCAGGTGATAGACTTGAAAGCAAAGACGGTGAAGTCGTACGACTCGATGGGCCAAAGACACGATGCTGTTTGCGGTCTACTGCTGTGAGTCCTTTTTGTCGTCTCCCTCTCGCCAACTTTTTGTGCGATCATCTCCAAACTGACACACacttggcttttttttcccccccagcctCTACTTGAAGGAGGAGCACAGAGCAAAGAAAGGCAGGGAGCTGGACACCACCAAATGGACCGTCAGTTGCATGCGGCCCACTGTAAGAAGCCCACTGGTGGCATTTCCTCAAATAATCTCCTTTGCTCATGCAAACATGCAATGAAAATGCTGTCGCTTTCCTTGCAGGAGATTCCCCAGCAGAAGAATGGCAGCGATTGCGGTGTGTTTGCGTGTAAATACGCTCAATATATCGCTAAAGAAAAGCCGCTCACCTTTAGACAGGTACGGAAGAGTGTGTGTATTTATGCAATGTGTAGCGAGTGAGaatgaatgacttttttttgttgagaaaCTTTAAAATCTACTTTCTCTGCAGTGGCACATGCCTCTTTTCCGGAAGCTGATGATTTGGGAAATTGTGCATCAGAAACTCCTATAGCTTGCTCAGCGTGTCAGCATCAGATACCTGCAAAGGACTAAcacacacgccccccccccacacctctCCGAGTTGTAATTGGAGACATTTAGACGCAAGCAGCAACCATcggtgtttattttctttttttcttttaaagaagACTTTTGTGTTGGAAGTACTGCCGCAAGTGCCTTTTCAGGGTTCTCACACTGAAACTGGAGAGGCTGACATCATACTGAGCTATGTTGTCGTATTCACTTATTACAGTACGTGCAGGTCACTTCCATGTTTTTCGCAGGACGCTAATTTATTCAAGCACTACTCCGGAGATGAAATCATTATTTTTGAAATGACTGAATGAgagtatatatttttgtttccCCCAGTTTAATAAACTGCTAAGAGATGTGAGGCACATTGCGTACAGTATTGAATGCATAGCAAACTACTGTATACAAATGCATGTTTAAGTTCAtgctttaaagtgtttttttgtttcccctCATGTAATAAAAGTTTATAGTATAACTTAGGTATCTACACGTCATTATTTTTTGTGTAGCGAGCGACCATAGTTAAAGATATTCATATTCCCTTTTGACTAtgtaaaatttagttttttaatTTTAGGCCTTGCTGTACTTTATATTGTTTAGTAGTATAGCAATTAACGatctacaaaaacaaaataccgGTACTTGGATTGTgttcgacattgttttattttctcggGGTCCAGGCGGAAgttatgtattttatttcgaAAATCCCGGAAGCGAAAAGACAGTCCCCTCTACTAGCCTAATTCCTCTTGATCCAGTTTACTACAGCGTTAAAGCTATTTGGGGCTTAAAATCTATATATAACAAAATCAATCGTCAGAGCAGTTTTTGCTAAAAAGGTGACTAGTGACGCGAACATGAGCGACACCGAGAAAGAGTTCAGGGATAAGGTGAGTTTGGTTTGACTTTTAACGGAAAACATCGAGCGGGGAAAAAGACGCcaagctaacgttagcttgtTAGCTCCTATGTTTGTTGCTTTGTTCAGCCGACGTGGTTATGGCAACGTGTCTTCTGAACCGTGAACCAAAAATGTGTTATTGGATATGTTTTCATGTAATGTCTTAGTTGTTTCCCTTGATTTttaagttgtgtttttttaaccaATGAAAGCATGCGGCCCGTTATCAGCCGTCATTCTTAGACTAGGCCGCGCCGCCATGGCCATGCTTTTATTCATCCGACATATATTGCCTACGGTTGTAAAACTAGCGTCTAAATTGTATTTTGTAAATGTGAATTTTAATCAATGCTGTGTTGAGTATTGAATTTTTTTGTGACAAAGGAGTAGTGGGGGCGACACTGAATAaaaatgagtaaaataaaaccatTAGGGGAAAATGGCGGTCGTAGTGTTGCGTTCAATGTCGTGCGGATTTTTTCCCAATTGTGTTTAACGTAAtactagttttatttttttatcacaatGAATTTGAGACGTTGGCTCGtcaccatatatatatatatatatatatatatatatatatatatatatatatatatatatatatatatatatatatatcactttCAGTGTGGCTTTCAACATACTCCTTTGTGCACTTTTACTGTTATCTGGTTATGCTGGTATTTCTTTGTGCCTTTTGGTGTTTAAATGCAACCAAACCAACCAACTTGCCTTATCACCCCCTTGTTTGTTCTTTGTCAAGGTTGAGgttggaagaaagaaaaaaaggcggAAGACGTTTCTGATGCGAAGTTATTAATGTTTGAAGCCAATGCCGTTGATGCATGCTAATGTAttgggagcagaaaaaaagaagcGCTCAAGATCCTATCCCTCGACTAGTGTTGTAATGGCAGATGGTAAAATTGgggaagaggagcaaaaaagacgTCGTAATGTCAAAGAGAAGAAAGAAGAAATGACGGGTTGTTTTGAAGTAATGAAGTAAAAGAAGTTATGAAGTTATGATCAGAGGTTTGGCCGGGTAGGAGTAATTTCTTAACAGCCTATTATGTTGctattctcttttctttctctaaatcatgcatGTTAAATGTTCCTCTCTGTAACTCACTCGCTAGCGCCCCACCTTCATTATTATTTATCTCAAATCTGCTTTTCAGCTAAATAAGTACATTAATGTATTACATGTGTATTTCATCCATAAAAATACgctaacctaaaaaaaaaaaaaaagtccttctaAAGGTTTTAAGGGCGAGTGGAGTCACACATTTTGTATCATTGTTTCTTAACACCAGCGCGACTTGTTTTGTCTTAACGTCGCTGTCCGGTTTGTCCAGGAGCCACAGCCTGGCTCGGGGAGTTCCTCCCCTCAGCGATCGGCAAAATCTGCCAGCCGCTCGCCGGCACGCTCCAAGGATGGTTCCCAGCATTCCAGGTCCAGGTCTCGCTCACGCTCCAGATCCAAATCCAAATCTAGGTAAGACCTTATTTTGGTAACAACCGAGAGCGTCTTGAGTTAACTGCCTCTTCATATGAGCTCTGCATCATCTTTTTAGGTCCCGTTCCCACCGGAGCTCACGTAGGAACTATTCCCGCTCTCGTTCCCGCTCTCGCCGTCGCCGATCCCGAAGCCGCTCTGGCAGCCGGCGAAGGAGCCACAGCCGCTCGCCCATGTCCAACCGCCGCAGGCACATTGGCAATAGGGTAACTATTACATTGCCCAAAATGGCTGCAAACcagctgtttattttattaatagGCAAAAAAAAGATCTTGTTGTGCTTATTGCCAAACTCCTTCTGCCTCCCAAAGGCCAACCCTGACCCAAACACGTGCCTGGGTGTGTTTGGCCTGAGCCTGTACACCACTGAGCGGGACCTGCGGGAAGTGTTCTCAAAGTATGGCCCCCTGGCGGACGTCAACATAGTGTACGACCAGCAGTCGCGGCGCTCCAGGGGCTTCGCTTTCGTCTACTTTGAGAACTACGAGGACTCCAAGGAGGCGAGTATCAGTTACCCAGGAATTAATTGACTTTTGAAGCTTCTGCCGTACGGGTTTCCCACCAACATGCTGATTTGGATGACTAACGCCCGCATGTTCCTTCAGGCCAAGGAGCACGCTAACGGAATGGAACTGGACGGCCGACGAATCCGCGTGGATTTCTCCATTACCAAACGAGCGCACACCCCCACTCCTGGCATCTACATGGGACGGCCCACATAGTGAGTGTCGTCCTGACCGCGCCGtagatttgaaaatgttttcctgaGCTTCTATGTTCCGTTTCCAGCGgtggaggcggcggcggtggtggcggcggcggcggagggggAGGCGGCTCAAGGCGCATGTCAAGGGACTACGACCGAGGCTACGATCGAGGTTATGATCGTGGTTACGATCGGGACTACGATCGCTATGACGACCGGGAGTACCGATCGTACAGGTAAGTGCTTTGCGTCTGGTTATCTTGTGGGTTTAGTGGTTGACATcgaattgtttttatttgtccgATAGACGAAGATCTCCATCGCCGTACTACAGCAGAGGATACCGCTCTCGATCCAGATCACGATCCTACTCCCCACGTATGTTTGACACTGGCACACACGATTACTGTCTTctcttctatttaaaaaaaattaaatgtatttcttcctttctttcctACAGGTCACTACTGAGCAATGAAGTCGTCcatgaattttcttttttttttttatgttttgaccagaccacAGCTTGTACACAGAAATGCACGAGGATAGAAGTTTACCTTACAAATTTCGAGGATAACGTGCGCAACGTTCCTGATGttgaaagttgttttgtttgctgAAATCTGGACactcttttgttttattttagacaCAGAACCAAAAACGGTGACGTTTAAAAGAatggcttttttgttttgtagtagAAACGTATGTTTGgagtgtggattttttttttttttaacaatacacAAAGCAATTTTGTCTACTTTGTTTGCGGTAGGTTTGAATGCATCTGCTAATGTTCAGTTCATCTTCTCTGTCATGATACCTGTCCATGTTACTCTTAGTATGACACCCattgtagtctttttttttttttttcattataaagACACAATTCGTAGAGGAAGTTCTTAATGAGGATGTTAGACATGGTAAGCTTTCATTACGTTTTCTCAATGTTCAGAAATAGAAGTACCCCACCACAGTATATAAATGGATTGTCCCTTCTGCAGTTTGTCATATTACACGGTATACAGGAAGTAGAATTTGTATGCGTCATACCTTTGTCATGTGGATTTTCAAATAAATGCTGAAACCATTGTCAgcagttttgtgtttttatttgcatgtttttttccaaatgatgcCTTGACAGTACAGTcatgcaaattatcttccctaaGGGCATGGATGAGGCCAGTTAAAGAAACTTTAAATGCAAAGATCCCATCCATGTGAATTATTTGTGAATATAAGATTGTGTCATTAAAATGGGGTCGGAGCGTCGCGCAGCTCTGACGTAGGCGCACCACTCTGGCACCAACCAATCGAGGCGTTTGCCTGTTAAGACAATTCATTTTTGCATAATGTAAATttaaattttgtgtttatgcagtCAAGAGAGAATGGGATAGTGAAAGTGCTTCTACGCCAATGTTTTTATACTtcggtattttatttttactccgGGATGAAAATGTTACACGTCGCTGTGACGTATGCTCTCACACTGACCAATCGGAAGACTTGCTTGCCAAAACACTTCCGCTCAGCTCTCGCTGCAGCCCGTGCTGCCTTTCCCAGCCGAGTGGTCCGTGTGAGCGGCAATCGCTGAAGTGTACGGCACGTAAAAAGCGAAATAAAGGTACACATGAAAATCGTTTTCACACCAAAACTCAAAACCTAAGGTCTAAGTTAAGTGTCTCCTTGGAGAGTCGGTCAGCGACTTGCTCGTAACATATTCAGGTGTGGTTCATATTAGCCTTCTGCTAACGCTAGCATAAATCGGGTTTGAATGAAGCTCCACGTTTTTACCTCCAGCTAGCCTAAAGCTACAGAGCTTACAAAATGTTTGTAGGAGCTCTAAAAGTAGTGATATTCCTCAGGGGAATGTATCGTGGCCGAATGGTAACTTGATGCCACTCTTGCAGATGCCTCCAAAGAAGGGAGACGCACCTAAGCCTCCCCCGTTGATTGGTCGCTTCGGGACGTCGCTTAAAATCGGAATTGTGGGACTGCCAAACGTCGGGTTGGTACAAtttgatatttattttgttaagaCAGATTTTGAGATGAAGTGTTTGCAGGAAATCCACGTTTTTCAACGTGTTGACCAAGAGCCAAGCAGCAGCGGAGAACTTCCCCTTCTGCACTATCGACCCCAACGAGAGCAGAGTGCCAGTACCCGATGAACGCTTTGATTTTCTCTGCCAATATCATAAACCAGCCAGGTGTGACTATTTGATTCTATACAGCAAGGATAGTGACTGACCTA
Coding sequences:
- the senp2 gene encoding sentrin-specific protease 2 isoform X2, whose amino-acid sequence is MYEWIFDGISSLFEPTTGQNHQANNGELLTSTLARRRETHGRPIKRSYQSVDAADSVGQNEPVSAKRCRRDVVISFVKNTVAGVASLLRLRKPCPDKHSVALGIDELGTPWVTGPDWRMDKPGIGMNDRAGARPFQSSLPPLRRKFSGTNVSSEMRGSLQLLPSRPSVSVGMPNANQTSCNGFGHNCCYKSSLTVEETIKQNDKEHYRRLLEMVTEKYSKSQPLPFNQTKPKAVLLSHGEHAVTRKPFESASKKMSYSPCPGALTRRNAPVNKSRWGALPLSNSDDRQHMKCSKKPFSDWDLSTEVATRLNLVDRVAPAASPADSHTLSTHIRHTDDDIPRLTKEMAAEVCGALAQSDPNLVLSAAFKLRITQRDLATLQEGGWLNDEVINFYLSLVMEESSDSDAGPRVYSFSTFFYPKLRGSPGGLAGGHAAVKRWTKAVDIFLYDLLLVPLHMGVHWALAVIDLKAKTVKSYDSMGQRHDAVCGLLLLYLKEEHRAKKGRELDTTKWTVSCMRPTEIPQQKNGSDCGVFACKYAQYIAKEKPLTFRQWHMPLFRKLMIWEIVHQKLL
- the senp2 gene encoding sentrin-specific protease 2 isoform X1, with protein sequence MYEWIFDGISSLFEPTTGQNHQANNGELLTSTLARRRETHGRPIKRSYQSVDAADSVGQNEPVSAKRCRRDVVISFVKNTVAGVASLLRLRKPCPDKHVQYPDTYLKSVALGIDELGTPWVTGPDWRMDKPGIGMNDRAGARPFQSSLPPLRRKFSGTNVSSEMRGSLQLLPSRPSVSVGMPNANQTSCNGFGHNCCYKSSLTVEETIKQNDKEHYRRLLEMVTEKYSKSQPLPFNQTKPKAVLLSHGEHAVTRKPFESASKKMSYSPCPGALTRRNAPVNKSRWGALPLSNSDDRQHMKCSKKPFSDWDLSTEVATRLNLVDRVAPAASPADSHTLSTHIRHTDDDIPRLTKEMAAEVCGALAQSDPNLVLSAAFKLRITQRDLATLQEGGWLNDEVINFYLSLVMEESSDSDAGPRVYSFSTFFYPKLRGSPGGLAGGHAAVKRWTKAVDIFLYDLLLVPLHMGVHWALAVIDLKAKTVKSYDSMGQRHDAVCGLLLLYLKEEHRAKKGRELDTTKWTVSCMRPTEIPQQKNGSDCGVFACKYAQYIAKEKPLTFRQWHMPLFRKLMIWEIVHQKLL
- the tra2b gene encoding transformer-2 protein homolog beta isoform X1 — translated: MSDTEKEFRDKEPQPGSGSSSPQRSAKSASRSPARSKDGSQHSRSRSRSRSRSKSKSRSRSHRSSRRNYSRSRSRSRRRRSRSRSGSRRRSHSRSPMSNRRRHIGNRVTITLPKMAANQLFILLIGKKKILLCLLPNSFCLPKANPDPNTCLGVFGLSLYTTERDLREVFSKYGPLADVNIVYDQQSRRSRGFAFVYFENYEDSKEAKEHANGMELDGRRIRVDFSITKRAHTPTPGIYMGRPTYGGGGGGGGGGGGGGGGSRRMSRDYDRGYDRGYDRGYDRDYDRYDDREYRSYRRRSPSPYYSRGYRSRSRSRSYSPRHY
- the tra2b gene encoding transformer-2 protein homolog beta isoform X2; its protein translation is MSDTEKEFRDKEPQPGSGSSSPQRSAKSASRSPARSKDGSQHSRSRSRSRSRSKSKSRSRSHRSSRRNYSRSRSRSRRRRSRSRSGSRRRSHSRSPMSNRRRHIGNRANPDPNTCLGVFGLSLYTTERDLREVFSKYGPLADVNIVYDQQSRRSRGFAFVYFENYEDSKEAKEHANGMELDGRRIRVDFSITKRAHTPTPGIYMGRPTYGGGGGGGGGGGGGGGGSRRMSRDYDRGYDRGYDRGYDRDYDRYDDREYRSYRRRSPSPYYSRGYRSRSRSRSYSPRHY